The Flavobacterium sp. HJ-32-4 genome contains a region encoding:
- a CDS encoding four helix bundle protein, whose amino-acid sequence MACFLDVWTSQKMALTMNYTELEVWTEARKLTTVIYRLTTVFPSEERFGLVSQMRRSTISILSNIAEGCGRRTNKDTLHFLHMARGSLYELEAQCFVALDLGFMGNEGFNSARAQILLIKRLLSGFIKYFRNFQSADRGPNPKP is encoded by the coding sequence ATGGCCTGTTTTTTGGATGTTTGGACAAGTCAAAAAATGGCCTTAACAATGAATTACACCGAACTCGAAGTATGGACCGAAGCACGGAAACTCACAACCGTTATTTATAGGCTAACTACTGTTTTTCCCAGTGAAGAACGATTCGGATTGGTCTCACAAATGCGCAGATCCACGATTTCAATCCTTTCTAACATAGCGGAAGGGTGTGGCAGAAGAACCAATAAAGACACACTCCATTTTCTCCATATGGCACGGGGTTCTCTGTACGAATTGGAAGCACAGTGTTTCGTAGCTCTTGATCTTGGCTTTATGGGAAACGAGGGATTCAATTCGGCCAGAGCGCAGATATTGCTCATAAAAAGATTACTAAGCGGTTTCATCAAGTACTTTAGGAACTTTCAATCTGCCGACC
- the msrB gene encoding peptide-methionine (R)-S-oxide reductase MsrB has protein sequence MNSSYKIQKTEAEWLEQLGPERYKILRQKGTEFPHTGKYNLHFEQGTYACGACGEPLFASDSKFNSHCGWPSFDEALPGKIEYVQDRTHGMIRTEILCATCGSHLGHVFDDGPTETGQRYCVNSASVDFRNE, from the coding sequence ATGAACTCCTCCTACAAAATCCAAAAAACCGAAGCCGAATGGCTGGAGCAACTCGGCCCCGAACGCTATAAAATCCTAAGGCAAAAGGGAACCGAGTTTCCGCATACCGGAAAATACAACCTTCATTTCGAGCAGGGCACGTATGCCTGTGGCGCATGTGGGGAACCGCTTTTCGCGAGTGACTCTAAGTTCAATTCCCATTGTGGTTGGCCGTCGTTTGACGAGGCGCTTCCGGGTAAAATCGAGTATGTGCAAGACCGAACGCATGGGATGATCCGCACGGAAATCCTGTGTGCGACCTGTGGCAGCCACCTGGGACACGTTTTTGATGATGGCCCGACGGAAACCGGACAACGGTATTGCGTGAATTCGGCGTCGGTGGATTTTAGAAATGAGTGA
- a CDS encoding SIMPL domain-containing protein has product MKKIFLMTVLLAGASAWAQLPPPVPQQPALITVNGEGKVKVAPDQVSINVSIETKGSKAADVKKENDSRTDAVVKYIRKAGIADADFRTQRVTLNDEYDYEKKKHNYVATQTIRILIRDLTKYDGLMEGLVDQGVNNIYGIEFASSKAETLKSEARKKAIEDARKKALDFTSALGQQLGSAFTVTDNSPVDYPRPMYEMRAMAMAKDAMGGNDTLAAGEIEISAVVSVSFILK; this is encoded by the coding sequence ATGAAAAAGATTTTTTTAATGACCGTTCTGTTGGCTGGCGCCTCTGCCTGGGCACAACTTCCGCCACCCGTACCCCAGCAACCCGCGTTGATCACGGTGAATGGCGAGGGCAAAGTTAAAGTGGCACCCGACCAGGTAAGCATCAACGTATCGATCGAAACCAAGGGCTCGAAGGCCGCCGATGTGAAGAAGGAAAATGACAGCCGCACCGATGCGGTCGTGAAATACATCCGCAAGGCAGGCATAGCCGACGCCGACTTCCGCACCCAACGCGTGACGCTCAACGACGAGTACGATTACGAAAAGAAAAAGCACAACTACGTTGCCACACAAACCATCCGCATCCTGATCCGTGATTTGACGAAATACGACGGATTGATGGAAGGCCTTGTCGACCAGGGCGTCAACAACATTTACGGCATCGAATTCGCCTCTTCAAAAGCGGAAACCCTCAAGTCGGAAGCCCGCAAAAAAGCCATTGAAGACGCCCGGAAGAAAGCCCTCGACTTTACATCAGCCCTCGGACAGCAATTGGGTTCGGCCTTTACCGTCACCGACAATTCTCCTGTCGACTACCCGCGTCCGATGTATGAAATGCGCGCTATGGCCATGGCTAAAGATGCAATGGGCGGCAATGACACGCTGGCAGCCGGAGAGATTGAGATCAGTGCTGTGGTAAGCGTGAGTTTTATTTTGAAGTAG
- a CDS encoding rhomboid family intramembrane serine protease, giving the protein MNELLQPALLVIIAVTAFVSFKGFDDLSFFRKYEFHIGSIRAGQHYRMLTSGFLHADIMHFGFNMLTLYFFAPTVILEMGSFWFLVVYFGSLAFGSLFTLYFHKDEYSYRAIGASGAVTGVLYSAILFNPNGDINIMFIPIDIPAYIFGILYLFYSIYGMRTRTDNIGHTAHFGGAVGGYLLTLAHQPDLVSRHLPIVVLLAVPIVVLFILAKSGKL; this is encoded by the coding sequence ATGAATGAACTCCTACAACCCGCCTTACTTGTCATCATCGCCGTGACGGCTTTCGTCAGTTTCAAGGGCTTCGACGACCTTTCGTTTTTTCGCAAATATGAGTTCCACATCGGGAGCATCCGGGCCGGACAACACTATCGGATGCTGACATCCGGCTTTCTGCATGCCGACATCATGCACTTCGGATTTAACATGTTGACGTTGTATTTTTTTGCGCCCACGGTGATTTTGGAAATGGGTTCGTTCTGGTTTCTGGTGGTCTATTTTGGCAGCCTCGCTTTTGGAAGTCTGTTCACCCTCTATTTCCACAAAGATGAATACAGTTACCGGGCAATAGGGGCTTCGGGTGCCGTTACCGGCGTTCTATACTCGGCCATACTGTTCAATCCAAACGGGGACATCAACATCATGTTCATTCCCATTGATATTCCAGCCTATATATTCGGCATACTCTACCTGTTCTATTCGATTTATGGCATGCGCACCCGAACCGACAACATCGGCCACACCGCCCACTTCGGCGGCGCGGTAGGCGGCTATCTCCTGACCTTGGCACACCAACCGGATCTGGTCTCACGCCATCTACCAATCGTCGTGCTCCTCGCGGTTCCCATCGTGGTACTTTTTATTTTGGCCAAGTCGGGAAAGCTTTGA
- a CDS encoding lysophospholipid acyltransferase family protein encodes MLSTSEFKKFTRNRPIFAPNYDCMQLLAFWLLYPLLWCISVLPFPLLYALSDLTYFFVYRVFGYRKKAVRKNLDIALPHLSVAERRVVERKFYAHMCDMFLEMIKTLTISTKEMNRRFRYTNIELLHEYEKTGRSLILMCAHYASWEWLIVMAEHIHVYRTVAVYKRIANQRFDKLVRDIRARLNTELIEAQKAIEVLHQQKEEGILAVYGFLGDQSPQLTKARHWDTFMGQEVPIHTGGEMLAKKLNLNIAYCRVTKKKRGYYEATIIPLAENPREYRDYEITTKYLKEVEKQILEAPEFYFWTHKRWKHTGKKKKPVMQETTA; translated from the coding sequence ATGTTAAGTACATCGGAATTTAAGAAATTCACAAGAAATCGACCTATATTTGCCCCAAATTATGATTGCATGCAATTACTCGCCTTTTGGTTGCTGTATCCGCTGCTTTGGTGCATTTCCGTCCTTCCGTTTCCTTTGCTCTACGCGCTCTCTGACCTGACGTACTTCTTCGTCTATCGTGTGTTCGGATACCGGAAGAAAGCCGTCCGTAAAAACCTCGACATCGCCCTTCCCCATCTTTCGGTGGCGGAACGTCGCGTGGTGGAACGGAAGTTTTATGCCCATATGTGCGACATGTTCCTCGAAATGATCAAAACGCTGACCATTTCTACCAAAGAGATGAACCGGCGTTTTCGCTACACCAATATCGAATTACTCCATGAGTATGAGAAAACCGGCCGGAGTCTCATCCTTATGTGCGCGCATTACGCCAGTTGGGAATGGCTGATCGTGATGGCCGAGCATATCCATGTGTATCGTACGGTAGCGGTCTATAAACGTATCGCAAACCAACGTTTTGACAAATTGGTACGCGACATCCGTGCGCGCCTCAATACCGAACTCATTGAGGCCCAAAAAGCCATCGAAGTGTTACACCAACAGAAAGAAGAAGGTATTCTGGCCGTTTACGGTTTTCTCGGCGACCAATCGCCCCAACTTACGAAGGCGCGTCACTGGGACACGTTTATGGGGCAGGAAGTTCCGATCCACACCGGTGGGGAGATGTTGGCGAAGAAACTCAACCTCAACATCGCCTATTGCCGCGTTACAAAGAAGAAGCGGGGCTATTATGAAGCGACGATTATCCCGTTGGCGGAAAATCCGAGGGAGTACCGCGATTACGAGATTACTACCAAATACTTAAAGGAAGTAGAGAAACAGATACTGGAAGCGCCGGAATTCTACTTCTGGACGCACAAGCGCTGGAAGCACACCGGTAAAAAGAAAAAGCCGGTTATGCAGGAAACCACCGCGTAA
- a CDS encoding aminotransferase class V-fold PLP-dependent enzyme, translating to MIADTALSVELEAYFNRFRQHIVGIGQEFDSPFGTRRIIYTDWTASGRLYRPIEEKILNEFGPFVANTHTETTVSGTAMTLAYHEARDIIKRHVNAGSDDVLITYGTGMTGVVNKFQRILGLRLPEHLKATVPPTERPVVFISHMEHHSNQTSWLETTADVVVVPSCPEGLLCLETFENEVRKYEDRSLKIASITACSNVTGIRTPYHEVAKVMHRHGGLCFVDFACSGPYDTIDMHPSDPECSLDAIFFSPHKFLGGPGSTGILVFNRKLYHNLVPDNPGGGTVSWTNPWGEHKYISDIEVREDGGTPGFLQVIRAALAIRLKEEMGVDKIHEREEKLISYVFNELETIPNLNLLAGKQKDRLGIFSFYINGLHFNLAVKLLNDRFGIQARGGCSCAGTYGHYLLNVDQETSHSLTCMIDSGDLHEKPGWVRMSIHPTTTNDEIRYVCEAIRQLAAHHEEWAGDYHYDRKSNEFRHHQAGSFERDLVTRWFPA from the coding sequence ATGATTGCCGATACTGCACTTTCCGTTGAACTCGAAGCCTATTTCAATCGATTTCGCCAACACATTGTGGGCATCGGGCAGGAATTTGACTCCCCTTTCGGAACGCGTCGCATCATTTATACCGACTGGACCGCCTCCGGACGCCTGTATCGTCCGATCGAAGAGAAAATACTGAATGAATTCGGCCCCTTCGTAGCCAATACCCACACCGAGACGACCGTATCCGGAACCGCCATGACCCTGGCCTATCATGAAGCGCGCGACATCATCAAACGCCACGTCAACGCCGGATCCGATGACGTCCTGATCACCTATGGAACCGGCATGACGGGAGTCGTCAATAAGTTCCAACGGATTCTGGGCCTGCGCTTACCCGAACACCTGAAAGCGACCGTGCCGCCGACCGAACGGCCGGTGGTGTTCATTTCCCACATGGAGCACCATTCGAATCAAACCTCCTGGCTGGAGACAACGGCCGATGTAGTGGTGGTCCCATCGTGTCCGGAAGGACTCCTTTGCCTCGAAACCTTCGAAAACGAAGTACGCAAATACGAAGACCGCTCGCTGAAGATCGCATCGATTACCGCCTGTTCGAATGTTACGGGTATCCGGACACCGTATCACGAAGTGGCGAAAGTGATGCACCGGCATGGTGGACTCTGTTTCGTCGATTTCGCCTGTTCAGGGCCGTACGATACGATTGATATGCACCCTTCCGATCCGGAGTGTTCGTTGGATGCCATTTTCTTCTCGCCACATAAGTTCCTCGGTGGACCCGGAAGCACGGGTATCCTCGTCTTCAATCGCAAACTCTACCACAACCTCGTACCAGATAATCCGGGTGGTGGCACTGTCAGTTGGACGAACCCCTGGGGTGAACACAAATATATCAGCGATATTGAAGTCCGTGAAGACGGCGGAACCCCCGGTTTCCTGCAGGTCATCCGGGCCGCCCTTGCCATCCGGCTGAAAGAAGAAATGGGTGTCGACAAGATACACGAACGGGAAGAAAAGCTGATTTCCTACGTATTCAACGAGTTGGAGACGATTCCGAACCTAAACCTATTGGCCGGCAAACAAAAAGACCGACTGGGCATTTTTAGTTTTTACATCAACGGGCTCCACTTCAACCTTGCCGTGAAGTTGCTGAACGACCGTTTCGGTATACAGGCCAGGGGCGGTTGCAGTTGTGCCGGCACTTATGGCCACTACCTGCTGAACGTCGACCAGGAAACGTCGCACAGCCTTACGTGCATGATCGATTCAGGTGACCTTCATGAAAAACCGGGATGGGTGCGGATGTCAATCCATCCTACCACCACCAACGACGAAATCCGCTATGTGTGTGAGGCGATTCGGCAATTGGCAGCGCACCATGAAGAATGGGCGGGTGACTATCATTACGACCGGAAGTCGAACGAGTTCCGCCACCACCAGGCCGGGTCGTTTGAACGGGATTTGGTTACGCGGTGGTTTCCTGCATAA
- the glmM gene encoding phosphoglucosamine mutase: MTLIKSISGIRGTIGGAPGDNLTPVDAVKFASAYGTFLKQHVQKEKLTVVIGRDARISGPMIHQLVANTLIGLGIDVIDLGLSTTPTVEVAVPLEKADGGIILTASHNPKQWNALKLLNAKGEFLSGADGAKILEIAENDAFAFASVDDLGTITENDAYMDIHIDEVLNLPLVDAEAVKAANFKVVVDGVNSSGGIIIPKLLEQMGVECVKLYCTPDGHFPHNPEPLKEHLGDIFRLVVEEKADFGIVVDPDVDRLAFISEDGEMFGEEYTLVAVADYVLSKTPGNTVSNMSSSRALRDITLKHGGSYEASAVGEVNVVELMKKNNAVIGGEGNGGIIYPELHYGRDSLVGVALFLTHLANNKMKVSELRASYPQYFMSKNKIELTPELDVDAILEEMLRKYSHETFSTIDGVKIDFADSWVHLRKSNTEPIIRIYTEAGTQAAADALAEKVLKEIADIAGI, from the coding sequence ATGACCCTGATCAAATCCATTTCCGGCATTCGTGGCACCATTGGCGGCGCACCGGGCGATAACCTCACACCCGTGGATGCGGTGAAATTCGCATCCGCCTATGGGACCTTCCTGAAACAACACGTCCAAAAAGAAAAGCTGACCGTGGTGATCGGCCGCGATGCCCGTATCTCCGGACCGATGATCCATCAACTGGTGGCGAATACGCTGATCGGACTCGGGATCGACGTAATTGATCTGGGACTGTCAACCACGCCTACCGTTGAGGTAGCCGTGCCGCTTGAGAAGGCCGACGGTGGTATCATCCTTACCGCTTCCCATAACCCGAAACAATGGAATGCCTTAAAGCTTCTGAACGCCAAAGGCGAATTCCTGTCAGGTGCCGACGGAGCGAAGATATTGGAGATTGCCGAGAACGATGCGTTCGCATTCGCATCCGTAGACGATCTCGGCACAATCACCGAAAATGACGCGTATATGGACATCCACATTGACGAAGTCCTCAACCTGCCCTTGGTCGATGCCGAAGCAGTGAAGGCGGCTAATTTCAAGGTGGTGGTCGATGGCGTCAACTCATCAGGGGGTATTATCATCCCGAAATTACTCGAACAGATGGGCGTTGAATGTGTCAAATTGTATTGTACGCCCGACGGTCACTTCCCCCACAATCCAGAACCACTGAAAGAACACCTGGGCGACATCTTCCGGTTGGTAGTGGAGGAAAAAGCCGATTTTGGTATTGTGGTCGATCCGGATGTCGACCGACTCGCGTTTATCAGCGAAGACGGCGAAATGTTTGGGGAAGAATATACGCTGGTGGCCGTGGCGGATTATGTGTTGTCTAAAACGCCTGGCAATACCGTCTCGAATATGTCGTCTTCCCGGGCGCTTCGCGATATCACCCTGAAACACGGTGGCTCATATGAGGCAAGTGCCGTTGGCGAAGTCAATGTAGTCGAACTGATGAAGAAAAACAACGCCGTGATTGGGGGAGAAGGTAATGGGGGCATCATCTATCCGGAACTTCATTACGGACGTGACAGCCTCGTGGGCGTGGCCTTATTCCTCACACACCTGGCGAATAACAAAATGAAGGTGTCAGAACTTCGGGCATCGTATCCGCAGTATTTTATGAGTAAAAACAAAATCGAGCTGACACCGGAATTGGACGTTGATGCCATCCTTGAGGAGATGCTTCGTAAGTACTCCCACGAGACGTTTTCAACCATTGACGGGGTAAAGATCGACTTTGCGGATTCGTGGGTACACCTGCGGAAATCCAACACCGAGCCTATCATCCGGATCTATACCGAAGCCGGAACACAGGCGGCGGCCGATGCACTGGCGGAGAAGGTGTTGAAGGAAATCGCGGACATCGCGGGGATATAA
- a CDS encoding T9SS type A sorting domain-containing protein, with protein sequence MRHFYLLAFLVSATLSVAQQQVLVGTQWQLTTLTIGGISYGVPDNDEANPAAFWFMETEGNYMMETDLCNLLFGNCASVDDSSFTLVQPIYTTLSLCNYGENMFFEGLYFSFFMQAGETPTAYTYSIVYLGDYPTLLVTAPNGDQAQYGAYFAGTDSSVRQGLAVTPNPATSYVDVTLSGGQSGALAVYDLTGRKCQSQHVSAAERVDVSRLSGGCYLFSVTTPSGTATQKVLIR encoded by the coding sequence ATGAGACACTTCTACCTCCTTGCCTTTTTAGTGTCCGCTACCCTCAGCGTGGCACAGCAACAAGTCTTAGTAGGAACGCAATGGCAATTGACCACTCTTACGATAGGAGGTATCTCGTATGGGGTGCCTGACAATGACGAAGCTAATCCCGCCGCTTTTTGGTTTATGGAAACAGAGGGGAATTATATGATGGAAACGGATCTCTGCAATCTGCTATTCGGAAACTGTGCCTCGGTCGACGACAGCTCGTTTACGCTCGTGCAGCCGATTTACACCACGCTGAGTCTCTGCAATTATGGGGAGAACATGTTTTTTGAAGGCCTGTACTTTTCGTTTTTCATGCAGGCAGGCGAAACGCCCACAGCCTACACCTACTCTATCGTCTACCTGGGCGATTACCCCACCCTTTTGGTAACGGCGCCCAATGGCGACCAGGCGCAATATGGCGCTTATTTTGCGGGTACCGATTCGTCTGTGCGCCAAGGCCTTGCCGTAACGCCAAATCCGGCAACTTCCTATGTGGATGTTACGTTATCGGGCGGTCAAAGCGGGGCGTTAGCTGTCTATGACCTAACCGGAAGAAAGTGCCAGTCGCAACACGTTTCCGCCGCCGAACGGGTCGATGTCAGCCGTCTGTCTGGGGGATGTTACCTGTTTTCGGTGACGACGCCTTCCGGAACCGCGACGCAAAAAGTGCTGATCCGCTAA
- a CDS encoding T9SS type A sorting domain-containing protein — MKKHFSIALLAAFVICKAQNVTLFANEWYLDHMQIEGIDYPAPTSGPLADIQFSVQSGDGPSFYAWTVACKQRTGYVSFPSDNQLTFSSSWGWYGMGCNSPEDAAFETSYTSFFTVPSTTFDYEIVSDGPENWMLVMINPAGNKLYFKSTALPPDIYILLSSDWKLHHINANGSDVYPTPTFQTYGVHLDFTQRPSGMELATGACQPGIGQLTFNNDASFLLGPVAWLQPGCMNPTDNAFNNLYESTYYPIGQYYYTLTDISPLCGCPQAVYELAVTSPTGNVAYYNSQSLSTIDFVKPIVSISPNPATDFVDLNVRNATKASLSICDLTGRVIRSQSVEETEHLDVSGLSTGVYLFNVTTPSGTTTQKVVIR; from the coding sequence ATGAAAAAACACTTCTCCATCGCTCTTTTGGCTGCATTCGTTATTTGCAAGGCGCAGAATGTGACGCTATTCGCAAATGAATGGTATTTGGATCATATGCAAATCGAAGGAATCGACTATCCGGCGCCGACGTCCGGACCCCTGGCGGACATCCAATTCAGCGTTCAATCGGGGGATGGCCCCTCTTTTTATGCCTGGACCGTGGCGTGTAAGCAGCGGACGGGATATGTCTCTTTTCCGTCAGATAACCAGCTGACGTTTTCATCCAGTTGGGGCTGGTATGGAATGGGCTGTAACTCGCCCGAGGATGCCGCGTTTGAAACGAGCTATACCTCTTTCTTTACGGTTCCGTCTACTACATTTGACTATGAAATCGTATCAGACGGACCTGAAAACTGGATGTTAGTCATGATAAATCCCGCAGGAAATAAGCTGTATTTTAAGTCCACAGCATTGCCGCCGGATATCTACATCCTGCTTTCCAGCGACTGGAAACTTCATCACATCAACGCCAATGGGTCAGATGTATATCCAACACCCACTTTTCAAACGTATGGCGTTCATCTAGATTTTACGCAACGTCCCAGCGGTATGGAATTGGCCACCGGCGCATGCCAGCCTGGTATTGGCCAGTTGACATTCAATAATGACGCGTCGTTTCTCCTTGGTCCGGTTGCCTGGTTGCAGCCCGGCTGCATGAACCCCACTGACAACGCATTCAACAACTTGTATGAATCGACCTATTATCCAATAGGACAATATTATTATACGCTCACGGATATTTCTCCTTTGTGTGGCTGCCCACAGGCGGTTTACGAATTGGCCGTTACTTCACCTACTGGGAATGTGGCCTACTACAACTCTCAATCACTGTCGACAATTGATTTCGTAAAACCGATTGTATCGATCTCCCCAAACCCTGCCACTGACTTTGTCGATCTTAACGTTCGCAACGCAACGAAGGCCTCCCTCTCGATCTGCGACCTGACGGGCCGCGTGATCCGTTCACAATCGGTTGAGGAAACCGAACACCTTGACGTCTCTGGCCTTTCCACCGGTGTTTACCTTTTCAACGTAACGACGCCTTCTGGAACTACCACGCAAAAAGTAGTGATCCGCTGA
- a CDS encoding ACP phosphodiesterase, with translation MNFLAHIYLSGDNELVQIGNLMADGIRGKRYDEFPPDVRTGILLHREIDTFTDAHPIFRESTKRLHSQYHHYAGVIVDVFYDHFLAHNWALYSTQPLEDFVARFYDNLERHYDLLTDRTRDMMPPMIRHNWLLSYRDVDGIARIMTQMDHRTGNVSGMRDCVGELLEYYEEFGAEFRVFFEELRTFCRQKLPLL, from the coding sequence ATGAATTTCCTCGCCCATATCTATCTTTCCGGCGATAATGAGTTGGTGCAGATCGGCAACCTGATGGCCGACGGCATCCGCGGGAAGCGGTACGACGAGTTCCCTCCCGACGTTCGGACAGGCATCCTGTTGCATCGTGAAATCGACACCTTCACCGACGCACATCCCATTTTCCGCGAAAGCACCAAACGCCTCCACAGCCAGTACCACCATTATGCCGGTGTGATCGTCGATGTGTTTTACGATCATTTCCTCGCACACAACTGGGCGTTGTATTCCACCCAACCGCTGGAGGATTTTGTGGCCCGATTCTATGATAACCTTGAGCGGCATTACGACCTGCTGACCGACCGCACCCGCGATATGATGCCGCCCATGATCCGGCACAATTGGCTGCTGTCGTACCGCGATGTCGACGGGATCGCCCGCATCATGACACAAATGGACCATCGAACCGGAAACGTATCGGGCATGCGGGACTGCGTGGGGGAATTGCTGGAATATTACGAGGAATTTGGCGCGGAATTCCGGGTTTTCTTCGAAGAACTCCGTACCTTCTGTCGCCAAAAATTACCCCTGTTATGA
- the ggt gene encoding gamma-glutamyltransferase: MRRVVVALLLTTLSVYGQTGLVKPHAMVVSARKEASEIGAAVMRKGGNAFDAMVATELALAVAYPYAGNLGGGGFLVFRKANGETGALDYREKAPMAAQRDMYLDASGNVIPGKSTEGALAVGVPGTIAGIFAVHERFGKLPLRDLFEPVIALAEKGVIITENQEKQLVTHQNAIVRASGPDCYMAQNYIAGDTLKYPALAATLRRILQNGRDEFYKKETAQKMVAFLQSKGGIVTLEDLAAYEAKWRTPVVFTYKNVKVISMSPPSSGGITLAQILKMLEPYPLEKYLPNSPEAMALITEAERRAYADRNHFLGDPDFVTIPQTELLDPKYLKNRMKSFDPQRATPSAEVAHGAITISESNETTHYSIVDAEGNAVAVTTTLNGAFGSKLYSDELGFFLNNEMDDFSSKPGVPNSYGLVGAEANAIAPGKRMLSSMTPTIVERKGKLLMVLGTPGGSTIITSVLQVLLDVCVWGMNMQQAVNQPRFHHQWLPDEIMVEPGKFQRETLDALTAKGYKINEKSAPVIGKVDAILVQPDGQLEAGADRRGDDAAAGF; the protein is encoded by the coding sequence ATGAGGCGTGTCGTTGTCGCTCTTTTACTGACCACACTGTCTGTCTACGGTCAAACCGGACTCGTGAAACCACATGCCATGGTCGTGTCGGCCCGCAAAGAAGCCTCGGAAATCGGCGCAGCCGTCATGCGAAAGGGGGGCAATGCCTTCGATGCCATGGTCGCAACCGAACTGGCCCTGGCCGTGGCGTATCCGTATGCCGGCAACCTGGGCGGCGGTGGATTCCTGGTCTTCCGAAAAGCGAATGGCGAGACAGGTGCCCTTGACTACCGCGAGAAAGCCCCGATGGCCGCCCAACGGGATATGTACCTCGACGCCAGTGGCAACGTTATTCCGGGCAAGAGCACGGAAGGCGCGTTGGCGGTAGGCGTTCCGGGTACGATCGCCGGTATTTTCGCCGTACACGAGCGGTTCGGGAAGTTGCCCCTGCGCGACCTTTTCGAACCCGTTATCGCGTTGGCGGAAAAAGGCGTAATCATTACTGAAAACCAGGAAAAACAACTTGTCACCCACCAGAACGCCATCGTACGCGCGAGCGGACCGGATTGTTATATGGCACAGAATTACATCGCCGGGGATACGTTGAAATATCCGGCGTTGGCAGCTACGCTGAGACGCATCCTCCAAAACGGCCGTGACGAATTCTATAAAAAGGAAACGGCACAGAAAATGGTGGCGTTCCTCCAGTCAAAGGGCGGTATTGTCACATTGGAAGACCTGGCCGCGTATGAGGCAAAATGGCGGACGCCGGTGGTGTTCACCTATAAGAATGTCAAAGTTATTTCGATGTCGCCGCCGTCAAGCGGAGGCATTACGCTGGCGCAGATACTGAAGATGCTGGAACCGTATCCGTTGGAAAAATACCTTCCGAACAGCCCGGAGGCCATGGCCCTAATCACGGAAGCCGAACGACGCGCCTATGCCGATCGCAACCACTTTCTGGGTGATCCTGATTTTGTCACGATTCCGCAGACCGAACTGCTCGATCCGAAATACCTGAAAAACCGTATGAAGTCGTTCGACCCGCAGCGCGCTACGCCTTCTGCTGAAGTGGCACACGGCGCAATCACGATTTCCGAAAGCAATGAAACTACCCATTACTCGATTGTCGACGCCGAAGGCAATGCCGTGGCGGTGACCACGACGCTCAACGGGGCGTTCGGCAGTAAACTGTACAGCGACGAACTCGGCTTTTTCTTAAACAATGAAATGGACGATTTCAGTTCAAAACCCGGTGTGCCGAATTCTTACGGATTGGTGGGCGCGGAAGCCAATGCCATTGCGCCGGGTAAGCGCATGCTGAGTTCGATGACTCCGACCATTGTGGAGCGAAAGGGCAAACTGCTGATGGTATTGGGAACGCCGGGCGGCTCTACCATTATCACCTCTGTGCTACAGGTACTGCTGGATGTGTGCGTCTGGGGGATGAACATGCAACAGGCCGTCAACCAGCCCCGCTTCCACCACCAATGGCTGCCGGATGAAATCATGGTCGAACCGGGTAAATTCCAACGTGAAACCCTTGACGCCCTGACAGCGAAAGGCTATAAAATCAATGAGAAGAGTGCGCCGGTTATCGGCAAGGTTGATGCCATTCTGGTGCAACCTGACGGACAACTGGAAGCCGGTGCCGATCGTAGGGGGGATGACGCGGCGGCGGGGTTTTGA